CAtggactttagacatgttgtcagtctctggagaagggcatcatgtttggtaaagaagaggcacattaaaaaggggaaggccttagacaagatgcattgacacagtggctgcaacaatgggctcaaacataaccattgtgaggatagGGCAGGACGGGGCGGGGTTTCCTTCTATGGTACACTGGGTTGCCAAGTGTTGGAACAGACTGGACAGTACTTAAGAACAACAACTACAGCACCTGGCCTCTTTAGTGGGTGAAAGAAGGCTACGTTTGTTACCTCCAAACTGCTTTGAAAATCCAGTGAAAAATCATTCCAATTATATATCCCAAGCTATGGGACAAAACGCAGACTTTGCAATGACCACAGGAAACAATTCCTCACGCTATGTAACCAAAAACAGGTTTTGCAATCATAACATGAAACAAGTTCCTAAACTGTGTGACAAAAAGCAGATTTTGCCACGAACACAGGAAACGATTACCTGGGCATATGCTTTTTTTTTCCCGCCCCAAGACGAGACCACTGttcccaaaccagactcactgccagtgaCTGGACACCGGCTCATAGTGagtctagaggacagggtagaactgcctctgggagctagtTCCCCAGGCTGTTaagtgtttatgagagtagaaagctttgtctttctcctgagttgctggctggtggtttctaactactgactttgaggatcgcagcccatggCTTAACCTCTTCACCCAGCAGACCATGGTTAGGTAGATGGAAATGGGCAAAGGGGAAAAGAGGTGATGACATCAGGAATCCTAATACAAAAGAGAGGTGGAGACATGTTTTCCCAGGTACCTCCCAGCACAAAGGAAGATGAAGGGCAGATACGACCTAtttcttcctgaatggatgagacGAGATTGTGAAAAGGCTCTTTGTTGAAAGGCAGGATGTTCACATTACCCCCACAGGGACTGAATAGAAGCCTGGGCTTTAGGTGTGGGGACAGGGCACAACGTGAAGTTTGGTGTACACGGGTACTTAGAGGAGGGAAACTACAGAAaaccagccaatagcagaagacccacAGAAAGTCAGTCAGTGGGGAAAGGAGCCCCATTAGGAGAATAAAAGGCCGATTTCTACATTCCACCAGGCCCTCAGCTAGCTAAAGACACTTCAGAATCCTATACTGAAGGTTCCCTGTAATAAACTCTGATCTCTGTCAAATCTTCCTTGTGAGTGGGGACAAGAACACAAAAGTGGAGAGGCTCCTGGTAGTAATTCAACCCCCCTTCCCGCAAGCACTGTGCTCCATCCCTTATCGTGCCTGGCTCCCCATCGTAATGGCCTTCCTTACCACCTTCCCGAGTTAGAAAACTATCCTTACTGATTATGCTTTAAAGGAATGTTTACAAGCTAGGGACCAGTTCCATCTTGGAGTTCTAAAACACCAAATCTTAAATTTCTATTTCTCGTATTTTGATGGACAGCAGGCAATTCCACCGGTCATCTCCGCCTCACTGCAGTTTGTCCCTCACAGGACAGAGTCCTAACGACgggttttgcaaaaaaaaaaaaaaaagatgaatgggGGCTCTTGTTCAAGTGATGGACTTTTTGAATCTCCTCTATAAAGTGAGGCTAATAATCACCGCCTATCATGAGTTATTTTGAAGAACATTACCCACAGCCAGCCAGAGAGCACATTCCGTCTCACGGGGGCCCAGTAAGGCAGACGACGGCGGTAAACCTTTAGCGTGCAGGCAGCATCTTCTGCGGACAGGCTGGTGGGTAGGTACCACTCACCTGAGGTTAGCAACCCCTCGTCTAACTCACAGCTCCGCCAGGACTCTTTGCcccgggggccccaggcctggaactgaactctaaACATTCACTCTTTCAACAAGACATTTTcttatcagttccctgcttcatttaGAAGGGTGAGATAAAGTCACTAAGGGCGGAGAAGAGGATGAACGACCTTATCGACTTTATTTTAATCACCTCCTTCCTAAGCCAATCACCCGGGGGCCCACTGCGTCTAGAGGAGGCGGGGCTACCCGGCCTCCGTGCGACCCGCTGGGCGGGAACACCCTCCTAGGGGGGCGGTGGCGGCGCGGGCGCGCCCTGCACTTCCGGTCGCCAGGGGGCGCTCGGCTGACGCCGGCTCCTCGAGGGGCGGGGCGGAGGGCGCACGAAGGCGGAGCCAAGTCGTCAAGATGGCGCCGCCCGCGGTCCTGCGCCCTTTCTCCCGGCTGCTGACCCCGGCCCGGCTCCCGAGCGGTCGTGAGTGTCCCTCTTTACACGTGCAGACCCGAGTCATCCTTGTACCTCTCCCAGGGGAGCCAGGTCGGCGGGGCCTATCCCTGCCGCGGCCTTCGCCGGTCCTAGTCCCGGAACCCAGGTCGGCTCCCATCCCGACTTCACCCGCCATCTCCCGCCGCAGACCCACCTACGCTACCCGGCCCGGCCTCGGCGAGGCAGCCTTGGGTGACCCACTTCCACCCCAACCGACCCCTGCAGGCTTATCCTGTAGATCTGGGGAGGGTAGATGCTCCTGCCAGTGATCTGTGGTCCGCGGGGCCGTAAACGGGGCTTTGAAGGCGTCCTGGGGGCCGGGCACCCTTCGAATCTATTTGCTGGGCTGATTGCTTGGGGGGTGGAAGAGAGAATTAATGTTAGCTTTCTCTTCACACCGGGCGGAAAGTTACAGATTTACTTGTTCCTACCCACTCTCAATTTCAGTTTCAGCGAGGTCGAAGTTCTACGTTCAGGAGCCGATAAATAGCAAACCTGATTGGCTGAAGGTTGGGCTGACCTTGGGCACCACAGTCTTCCTGTGGGCCTTTGTAAGTACCTTGCGCCCTATATCCCGAAACCCCAATAAGGAATGGCATTGCCACACCGGATATTGGTGTTAATGACAACCATAAAATCAAACTGAACTCACCGCCATGAAATCAATTTCTTCTCAGCCAGCCAACTGCCCTTAGGGCTTCCAACaccgtagaaagccttatcttcccCCCTTAGAGCTACTGGTagtttttgaactgctaactttccaagttagcagcccaatgagtaacccactaaaCCGTCCAGGGCTGCTCGAGGTTAATAAAGTTGGATATATCTGGAAATTCTCTTCCATGAGAGAAATCCCAAGGACTAAAACGTATTAAAATCTCTCTGACCTAGGAAAACCTGTTGAGGCTTAAATTGTCATTCATTGTTAACAGGCATGTGATTTTGTAAAGGATGTTGGTTTTGCTAAATATGAATTATATTTTGCTGTTCTTAATTTGTAATAAGGACTGAAGGCTTTTTGAAGGCACTGTTTTCAATTGCCACAGGGACAAACCTGCGATGAACAAGATAAAGCAAGGGTTTCCTCCATTGCCTGGAAAAGCGGAACTGATGGACTTCTTTCCAGGAACTTTTAAAAAGACTTTCATACAAATTAAATCCCCTAAGCCTTCCAAAACATTCCGTCTCAATGTGTATAGTAAATAAATTATTCACATTGTTGGATATTGTATGTAGTGTATGGCAGCCCCACCCCATtctttctttgagtctttccttaagTGCTTTTCATAACTCATCTAACTTTTTCAACATTGTATATCCTAGGCATGATTACTGTTGCTCTtttacaaacaaagaaacaagcttGTAGAGATTCCTTGGCTGAACCTAGTATGAAACTCTGCTTCTCTGTTTACTTTTTCTAAGTTGAAGTTTTTGTTGTGTCTCATGTTTGggggagtttttccattgcctctCACTCTAGCAGTTAGATCTCCTAtgtgggattttttttcattaaCAGTTGAGCTCTGACATGGGAAAGGATAAAAGATGTTGAAAATCACAACTTGGCAAGAGTAATGCATCTTTTTCAGTGTTTTCTTATAAGGAAATTTTACATATTCTTAATTTGAGTTAAGGATTTTCCTAAAAAGAATCTTGATTTCTCCTGAGGGCACAGTGATTGAATTGGCTCTTTAATTGAAGTGATTGTCACCCAGTAACAACTATTGTTCCAGTTCCATATTCTGTTATATAatctaaagaaaatgtttttcctCCATGAAATTCAGCTCGTACACATAGATTAGGAGTGGAGGTGGTCATTCTTTTATAATATCAAAACTTGAAAAGGTTAGCAGTGTAACATAACTCACCAACCAGTTTGAGTGCTAAATAGCCAAGTTTTGTTGTGTCAGATGTTGAATACCAGaaggagttatagtctcggaaatccacaaggaccacctctaccctgtcttatagggtcactgtgagttggcatcaactcgatggcagtgaggtttattCTTTAGTTTTAggtttgctatgtgtcagaatctacCTAGTAGTTGAGTTTGCATTTGGTTTGGGTGGTAAATCACTACATTTTATATATCAtccattaaataatttatttggcAGAAATTGAGTCCAAATCTTGAGGATTGCCTTCTCAAATTTAGTATGTCAGATTTTAATTAACAATTGTACAGCATTCATTTTAAGACTTTGTTAGCCTTTTATTTCTGATTAAAATAGTTGTAATTATTTTAATCTGTTCTTATTCAGCTCTTGCAAAATATCACCCAAATGATGCACAGTTAGAAGTAGCATCAGTAACCCTTTCCTGTTTAAGTTTGCCAGAAAGATTGTATTTCTAATTTTAAATGTCACCTACTTCTAGCTCATCAAGCAACATAATGAAGATGTTTTAGAGTATAAAAGAAGAAATGGGTTGGAATAAACTATTGAAATACTGATACAGTAAGTGTTCCATTTTATGATTATGCAAGGTAGCCTGACTTCTTTTTAGATAATGattgtttacatttttattaGGCTGCTACTTTTTAGCCCTTATTTCTGTTTGTGACAAATTTATAATGTTTAATACCTTGACCCATAGACATCTCTTAACAATCATTTCCTATCACTACTTTTGGCTTCCTGTTCAGAGGAAGTTATACTTAAGCATGaaacaaaaaagaatgaaaacaaatcactttttaaaagtagTATATTACGCATTTCCTTCATAGTACTTATGTTAAGTAATTGTACATTCTGTAATTTGTGTTTGACATATTCAAATACTTGACTGTAAATTCCTAGAGTACAGGAACCCTGGATATTTTATGAGTCATCATGTACTCTGCAACTTGCCCAATATCTGGCCTGGTCCACCTAAGAGTTTATTTAGTATTTGTGAAATATATGGGCAGACGTTTTTTGAgttgttggtttggtttgatttggtttctgATTAATCCTGAAATTATGATTGTAACTGAAGTCAATGTCTAATTGGAGAGTCCCGGGTAAAACCTAGTTGCAAATAAAATGCATAAACCCTGCATAGTGTGTGATTTAAAACAGAGGTAGATCTTATTTTGCTTATATATTCCGCATATTTCAGATGATGCttgaaatgaaatcctttaaCCTTTTGAAAAGTGGAAAGTCACTCAGATTTCACTTTCTGTGggttatgtttacaaaagcagGTAGCTTTTATCTCCTGGTTGTAAACATAGTCGTTAGCATCCCCTtgctcttttctctcctacttaaCTGTTCCCAAAACTCAGGTCCTGGGGTTGGGTTTCCATTGCTCATCAGCTTGCCTGTTCCACTGTCTCATTCAAGGAATTGAGAGATTTAAAACAAACATGATTTTGAATCAAAACTAATTGCTTTTTCTGAAGAATGGTAAACtaaaatgttttttatttaaacaaaTAAAGTGAAAGGTTGCCTTTGATTTCTAGACTTTCCCTGCAGCTCTAAGTTTAATTAATTATACTCAGAGTAGTTTAATTTTACTACTTCTGCTAGCTGATGctcatgtgttttgttttgtcccgtcaccccccttccccccttgTAGGTCTGCTCCATGTAGTGACTGCAGGAGTTCTTCTGGATTCACCAATCTTTTGAATGTAAACGAGAAAGGAAAGTTATTTGTGAATGTGTATCTCAGCATTTGTGGATTACTTCATTATGTGAAACAAATTAGACTACTTCCTTATTCTTCAGATAATGCATCTTGTGATAACTTGGCAGAAAATGTCAACTTTAAGGTATAATACTAAAAGCGTTTCAATTTAGAAGGTATGTTGTGTTAAATGTACAAGTGGAAAAGGTTAATCATTAAACATTCAATGCAGATTTAATCTACCTAATGTTAGTGTGCAGTGATTTTTAGGACActaattgcctttgccactgataGTTGAGTCCATAGTAATTAAGGAcacattgtttaaaaaaagaaaactcttaTGAAAATGGATTCAAGAATCGCTGCTGAAGGCACTGAGTCCTTTATCACAACTTTTAAATTTCTAACCAAAACACTTACTCTGTGTTATGTTGGGGAGCTGGAACCAACCTATTACTCCAAATACAAACCCAGCCCAGAACCCACTGCTCTCAGGTTAACTCTGACTTAATCACAAACCTATGTAGAATTTCCAAGACTAGATTTGTACAGTGGCaaccaacctcatctttctctcatataGCAGTTTGTGGGTTTTGCTGCCAGCCTTGAATTAGCAACCTAATGCCTAACCTACACCACTCCTCCTACTACaccactgttgtatttttcaaAATACAAAAGAACCCAAATACTGTTTTCATCGTAGAGGTTTGGTAGGTCAGAAAGCAAAGACCAAAAAAACCGCAAGGAAAACTCCTATTCCAGGCTTCAGCCCAACCAGTTATGTTTAGCAGAATTCTAAACTCAAGGTCAGAAAGACCATATATGAAGAAAAACCCATTTCATTGCAGCCCCTGATCTAAATTTGACTGTGATCAACTCCGACTTCTATTAGtacccccttttttttaaatggaaatccGGTTTACACTATGAAATGAAGTATTCTTTAACTACAACTCTAGTTTCTCTTGGAAATGATTTGTTGCTTAGTCTAGCCACTCTTGAGCTTAGTAAAAATCCAACTACCCATTCTTTACAATATGGTTTTGGGAAAGCAGGAGGCCTAGGTACAATTGAATGCATCCTGAATCCAAAAACGGAAACCCGACTCAAGCCATGCGAATCTAAAAGCGTTATTATAAAGATGTATGTGGGAACAGGAAAGGGAAGACCGTGTGTGTGGgcaaattctttattctcatatttaagaagcctgggaggccaggggtctgggtggagggaggccttcacacttgtgagttagagatgagtcccGATCACATTCTCACAAATAAAAATAATctccacaatatcctcccataatagtgctgccttaaagttacctcttacaagTACATGACTGATTGCTATCTGGCCTACAGCTCTAGGAGCAGATATGCTACtgctctccctgctccctcttaCCTGCCCCCAgaactggtgttaggttactgcCCCAATGAACTAGGGACCTCTAGGGTTAGGGCACATCACTCTTTgttatgtatgtggttacctgtaattaggggggttGATACAGGAATACATTCTCTCCTGCTGAAACCTGGTTCCTGATGCCATGGCAGAGGTAAGTACCCCAAAATTTGTCTGTGTCTCAATTTTCGTCTCCTCAATTGCACAGTCATCCCTTAGGACCTATCGACTGTGCGGCTGAATCCCAAGAACAAAAAGGCACCCAAGCCTAGGAGTAACAGGCTTGGAAATAAAATGTTACCAAGGCTTGCTCTGTATATTcgcttcattttattttctatgtACTGGTTTGGTCTAGTTTACACAATTTGCAACAATTGGTCAGTTACtataaaacttaaaaacaaaaaatcattgccattgagtcaaggccaACTCAGAGAGAGCCTATAGAAAGGACTTGGTAGAACTGGGCCCCTAGGTTTCTGAGTGTAACTGTTCACGGAAGTTAAAAGccttctttctccctaagagcaactggtggttttaaactgctgaccttgagggtaggGACCCAGTGAGCAAACACCAGTGCCACCCAGGCTCGCTACTGTGCAAATGGGATATATAAAACCATCCAATAACAAAGCAACTGTGGGAATTGGTTGATCACCATGCAAGTAAAGCTTCTGAGGTTTGCTAAGGAAATTGGTCACTTGGAGGTCTGGTGGTAAGACCAGGATTTGAAATTGACAAGAAGTAGgcttacagccagaatgctgcttagcagtgaggttggcaagacttcacctcaagTACGTTGGAGGTCTTaccaggaaagatcagtccctggaagaagCTACCATACTTGGTagagggacagtggaaaagaggaagaccctggacaagatagagtcacacaatggctacaataataggctcaagcataggagcaattaTGAGCTTGGTGCAGCATTGTGTTATGTcttgagtcactgtgagtgggaactaGCCCAgtagcaccatgagtcagaactgattccacaGCAACTGACAACAAACAGGTTTACATAATGGCCACTTGCAAAGAAGTTGAGGGGAACCTTCCCACCATTAAGAGCTTAGGTATTAAGTATATACTTTGGCCTGGGATCCCTATACTGAGAACCTTCTAGATCTAGAGGAGAGCGCTAAACCTTTGAAGATGGTGAAAAATGATGCTAGCCTGCACAGcaggaagagcagcagcagcacaagGAGCCAGGAGACAGcacaaagcaactgtagaagctGTCTGACCATGATACACCAGAACTGGGTACTTTCAGCCCCCAAGCACTTGGAATTGGGCCTAACGAGATATAGCACTTCCCCAAGCAGTTCGGAGGCTGAGACACGACCCAGGAGTAGGCACAGCTGCGCACAGACTGAAAGAACGCAGTCTTGGTTGGAAGCCACCCTGATTGAAGAATTGTATCTAcactattaaattatattttgTTATCTGCAAGTTGATCCTAATCCTGAACCATAGCCTGTtgacttctctaataaacctTATAACTGTGTAGGGTCTGTGCGTTcggtgtggccattgcagtgggTAAGGAAACCCAGCAGGGAgtggagagtgctgtgggaggacagcTGTACCTGAAAGAGTTGTCTGACCTCATCAGCTTTGTGCTGATCCTGACTCATCCCGCCCTCGGGGTCCCAACTGGTTTGAAAAAAGTTTGGAGGCTAGagcatgtctgacttctgcctctgAAATCAGGCTTAGGGTGTAGATGCAAATCTTGCTCATGCTATGAGCATGAGAAGTTAGAGGATGTAAAATTCCACCATGCCATTTTACAGAAGTAGTCATTTAAATGATTGTTACCATTTGGAAAGCAATCGAAATGAAGTCTTTAATATTACAAGTGTTAGTGAATTTCATATTTATTTTACTGCAGAAAAGGAAGTGAACCAATGTTAAGAATACTGAATGACTACCAAGAACATTGTATTTCTGTGCATtatatggtgttttttttttacaaactaaAACACCACAGTGTGTTAGTTTCCTGTGAGCACCATGTGTGCTGCATGAGAAATACACGGTACGTTAAGAAGTGACCATCTTGATTACCCTATTCCTCTTCATTCTACCTAATATCTTAGGGCAGCAATTGAATGTTCATCAGAACTTTTTCTTAATTTCTTGCCAATGTGTCTTCCCAGGTACTTACCTACATTGTTTTGCTTTATGCCTACAGTGATctattatagcaataaaaatggaGTCTTGGGAAAACAATGCAGTCCATTTCTAGTTTTCTacattgttggtaggtgctgttgagttgattctgactcagcgaccttGTGGTCAAACAAGGGAACACC
The Tenrec ecaudatus isolate mTenEca1 chromosome 3, mTenEca1.hap1, whole genome shotgun sequence DNA segment above includes these coding regions:
- the NDUFC1 gene encoding NADH dehydrogenase [ubiquinone] 1 subunit C1, mitochondrial — protein: MAPPAVLRPFSRLLTPARLPSGLSARSKFYVQEPINSKPDWLKVGLTLGTTVFLWAFLIKQHNEDVLEYKRRNGLE